The following nucleotide sequence is from Roseivirga sp. BDSF3-8.
ACTGCGCAGGTGCATTTCCGTACGTGCATACACAGCCAGCTTGGCCACAAATTCCGGATCATTTGCTGCGATTAGCTCCCTGACCCGGAGTACACGCTGCTCGTCACCTTCATAAAAAGTATGAGACAGCGAGCTTGTCACCACTGCCGTGTACAGTTCCATCTGAGGATCCATTTTCCACGCCGGCGCACCTTCATGGTTAAGTATCTTTTTTATCCGGCTGGTCAGTTTGTTAAATCGCATGACGTTTTTCCGTTTGAGTATGATACAAAGGTGGCAGGGTACTGCGCAGTCTTTTTGCGTAGTTGAAATAAATCAGATATTTTTTGAGAAAAATTTGTCATGCCTGTCAATAGAAATGCCCTCATACGCTACCGTACCATTGATACTTGTCTGCGTAACCGGTTCAGAAAGTGGACCTTAGATGACCTGATTGAAGCCTGCTCAGATGCTTTGTACGAGTACGAGGGAATAGATAAGGGCGTGAGCCGTCGCACCGTGCAGATGGATATACAGATGATGCGTAGCGATAAGCTCGGTTATAATGCTCCCATAGAAGTATCAGAGAAGAAATATTATACCTATGCGGACCCGGAGTACAGCATCACAAATAACCCCCTTACTGATCAGGACCTGGACAGGCTGACTGAGGTGGTAGACATATTACGCCAGTTCAAGGGATTTGCCCATTTTCGTGAGCTTACCGGCATGGTGCAGCGCCTTGAAGACAGGATACACACGGCTAAGACCAGCCTGCCCTCCGTCATAGACCTGGAAAAGAATGAAAACCTGAAGGGGCTGGAGCACCTGGATACCCTGTATCAGGCCATTCTCAAAAAGCAGGTAATGTACCTTACCTATCAGTCCTTTAAAGCCAGAGAACCACAAAGCTTTCATTTTCACCCCTACCTGCTCAAGGAGTACCGCAACCGCTGGTTTGTACTGGGTAAAAGGAAGCAGAAAAGCCCCATCCTCACCCTGGCCCTGGACAGGATTGAGGGGCTGGAAGTCGCTCCGGATAAACCCTATTTGGAAAACGGAGATACCGACCTCAGCCATTACTACCGTAATGTACTGGGCGTGACCGTGCAGGAGGGGCGCTCTCCCGAAGAGGTGCTGCTCTTCATAGATAAAGAGAATGCCCCCTATGTGCTCACCAAACCCATACACCACTCCCAGGAGCTGGTAGAGTCAGGGCCCGATGGGGTGATCATTCGTCTGCTGGTACAGCATAATTTTGAGCTGGAGCGCGAGATACTTGGCTTTGGAGATTACATGAAAGTGTTGCAGCCTGAGAGGCTACGCAGAAGAATACAACAGAAACTGCAGGACGCCACCGCCCAGTATGAGAGTGAAATGAGCCTGAAGGAGCTGGGCATGAGTAATAAGCGAATCAACAGGCTGGGCTACACCGTGCTCGATAGTGTGTACAGCCAGAAGGAAGTAAGACGCATGCGCTCCATGATAGGGCGTGCCATTGAGGCCATGGGCAAAAACCTTGATGAGGTACATGCCCTGCGAAATCTGCTACAGGAAATACCTAAGCTCAAAGAGGTGGTTTTTAACACCAACCTTATCAAGGTACTCCATGAAGTGATGGGAGGGAGGTGCTTCCTTGTAAAAGCGACCTACTTTAATAAAGCTGAAAACAATGACTGGTATGTGACCTGGCACCAGGACGTCCCCATAGCGGTAAAGGAAAAAGTGGCCTCGGATCAATTTTACGGATGGACAAAAAAGTCCGGCTTTCACAGCGTATGCCCTCCACCCGAAGTATTAAAAAATATGCTGGCCCTTCGTATTCACCTCGATGATACTAAAAAGGCCAACGGAGCGCTCAGAGTCATACCCAAAAGCCACTATCATGTACTGAATGATGATGAAATAGCCCAACTGCGCAACCTGGACGATGCCATATGGATAGAAGTAGCCAAAGGCGGGGTACATATCATGCGCCCCCTGGTTGTTCATGCAAGTAAAAAGAATGCAGAAAAGTCGCCACGCCGGGTGATTCACCTGGAGTTTGCCACCTGCGAACTGCCCGATGGTGCCGAATGGGCCTATCGCCATCAATGGCACATGCCGGAAAGCAGCAGGTAATATTATCACGGATTTAAGGGAGGCGGGGAAATAGAATACCTGCTATTTTACATCCGATAATTTAGATAAATTACCATACCGGGATCGAAAGCTAAATCACCACCGCCATGTTCAATCTGGATATACTTGAGATTGCCATAGGGCTTATATTCATCTACCTCCTATTCAGTATGCTCGTCACCCTGCTGAACGAGTATATCAATGCCCTGTTAAAGCTTCGTGGAGAGAACCTCTACAAGGCGATACTCAACATGTTGAATAGTGAAATGGTGGAGAAGTTCTATAACCATCACCTCATCAAATCTCTAAGCAAGAACAGGAAAAAGCGTCCTTCATATATCAGCCCCGGGGTGTTTGCCAAGGTCATAATGGACCTGATGGCTGAGGAAAAAGCCAACGAAAATAAAGGGACGGGTAGTATCCTAAAGGCTAATTTGAAGGACATTGTCAGCGCCAAAATATTTGATCAGTCCTCAGTAATGAAACTGCTGAAGTCATTTGCTGAAGAGGTGAACTACGACGCCAATCGCTTTGCCGTCAAGCTGGAGGCCTGGTTTGAAGAGGTGATGGACCGTGCCAAAGGCTGGTATGTGCGTAAGATTCGCCGCGTGACCCTCGTCGTCAGCATCGTGGTAGCCATTGCCTTTAATGTGGACTCCATAAGGGCGTACCGGGCCCTTTCGGAAAATGCCGACCTCCGTACGGATATTGTGGGGATGGCGTCAGACTTTCTTGCCGAAAATCCCGACGGGGCAGCAGGAAATACAGCCTCGGATATCAGGTACGAGGCAGCCAGAGACTCACTGGTCAGTTTCTATGCCAGAGAAATTTCGCCTGTAAATAACATGTTCAATTTCGGCTATGGTGATGAACAGTTAACCTACATAGGTAAGCATCCGTTTTCAGCCTTTCTCGGGTGGATTCTCACGGCCTTTGCCATATCCCTTGGGGCACCCTTCTGGTTTGATATTCTCAACAAGGTCATGAGCCTGCGCTCCGCCCTGAAGCCTAAGTCAAAGGATGAGGAGGGAAATCCGAACACCATACCGCCGGATATGCCCCCTTCTACT
It contains:
- a CDS encoding WYL domain-containing protein, translated to MPVNRNALIRYRTIDTCLRNRFRKWTLDDLIEACSDALYEYEGIDKGVSRRTVQMDIQMMRSDKLGYNAPIEVSEKKYYTYADPEYSITNNPLTDQDLDRLTEVVDILRQFKGFAHFRELTGMVQRLEDRIHTAKTSLPSVIDLEKNENLKGLEHLDTLYQAILKKQVMYLTYQSFKAREPQSFHFHPYLLKEYRNRWFVLGKRKQKSPILTLALDRIEGLEVAPDKPYLENGDTDLSHYYRNVLGVTVQEGRSPEEVLLFIDKENAPYVLTKPIHHSQELVESGPDGVIIRLLVQHNFELEREILGFGDYMKVLQPERLRRRIQQKLQDATAQYESEMSLKELGMSNKRINRLGYTVLDSVYSQKEVRRMRSMIGRAIEAMGKNLDEVHALRNLLQEIPKLKEVVFNTNLIKVLHEVMGGRCFLVKATYFNKAENNDWYVTWHQDVPIAVKEKVASDQFYGWTKKSGFHSVCPPPEVLKNMLALRIHLDDTKKANGALRVIPKSHYHVLNDDEIAQLRNLDDAIWIEVAKGGVHIMRPLVVHASKKNAEKSPRRVIHLEFATCELPDGAEWAYRHQWHMPESSR